The genome window TGAGACGTTTCAAAGAACATGTGGTAATCGAAGACAACTTTGAAAGCACATGGGACATGTACATAAATAAGCCTTCATAGAATGAGataaaaatcaattacaataaTGTCTACAACCCTCGCATAAGAATTTCATGTATCTACCCCATCTGCAAATTTGGTCCCTTTCATGATTGGTGGCCCGAGAGACTCAAAAGCTTAAAGATGCCCAAATGTGAATGAACGAACCCATTGAACCTCCATATCTAagtttgctttatttttgtgtCACAAATGGAGTTTGTGAGACATTAAAACATCACCCCTCGAGAaccaaaattttttatttatgtaattttttttgtatctgAACTCGTGCAAGATCTAACTATGTTCCTATTGTTAGAATCAGAATAAATGCATGCATTCAGAGTTCCAATTAGAACAAAGTAAAAGTCTCCCCCATTTTCATCTTCCTACAACATATGAGGCAAAACTTGAATCAAAATCGGAATTAGGAGGAGAATGACGAGGATTATTCCAAGAATTATAGCAATGCATGTCCACTTCCTTGATTTCTTCTGCTGTTCTTTGGCCTCTTGAAGATTGTCGGTGCCGCGTCTGACAAACGAGCTGGCATGCATGACATGGCTCTCAATGTCATTGAGTTGGTGACCCTGTGCTTCAACCAGAGCAGCCATGTCCAAGAATATCTGATGGAGCTCAATCAAATTCTTCTCAATCTCCTTCACAGCATCATGTCTTTCTTGCATTTCTGATATGGTGTCCAAAATCTGACCTCTCCCCTGTTCTTGAATAGCCTTCTGCAGAAAGCTCTCACTTTCTCCACTCGATATCAAATTTTCGATAGTTTCTTCACTCGCTTTCTCTCCGGTTATAGTAAAATACCTGCGTTCTATTGTTTCTTTATATTCAGATGTCATTCTACCTCTCAATCCCTGAAAGTCATCCATCATGTCCTTGAGTTTCTTCCCCAAACCACTAACCACTGAGGTCCTGGTTCGATCCGCGGAGGAGCCAGGGCCACAACCAGGAAGGTTTCTGTGAGTTGCGTTGGAACGCTCCAAACCTTCAAGCTTTCCCTTTATGATTTTGACCTTCTTGAGGACCTGCTCGACATCCAAGTCCATGCGGGTTCGGAGCTCTTTCATGGTTTTAGCATTGTGCACAGTCTTGCTCTCTTCATTGGCATCTTGTAGCTGCTTGTACAGCTTATCAACCTGTCTCATGtcctccttcacattctcGACATCTTCGAAGAACTTGTCAAGATTAACAGTCTCCTTCCCGGCCTCCATATCGTCCAGGTAGGCCTGCTGTTTCAGGTCAGTGTATTTCTTGAACGAGCTCGAAAATAAGTCGTTCATCTTGGCGTGATGATGATATTATGTATCACTCACTCTTGTTGATCTTCTGCAAAATGGgttttccttccttttcttttatgtctGTGAAAAAATTGAGTggacaacaaacaaaaagtgCATTAAAAACCATGCATATAATTAAGCTAAGCTAATCAAATCTCTCCTTCATGTGTTCAAAGCGTTTGTGTCTTTGATGGGGGTTTGAGGCTTCTGCATCCTCCTCTGCATCACATTGATGAGGAGGAAGACAAAGGAGGTGACAAAAGCAGAAGCTGTCCCCAAGATATGGACGAAAGTAGAAGTTTCCTTATTTTCGGTGAGGGTGGATGCATTTGCGGCTTTGGATTAATTGCATATGAGGACCACCCAaattaagttaattaaaaCCTATAAGGCCGTTTAAGGATGGGTGTACAGTGGCTCATGGGTTAGTTAACAGGTAgcttcctatttttttttcatctgtTATAAAAAGGATATATAGTTTGGTTGACTTGGTCGTACACTTCTCTCCTCCCAATCATAAAAGAGACTGCTAGTCTGGTAAAGATATTTGTGGATCATAGTGTAACCCACTTTTCTGAACCTGCCCTAATTATAAATGGATAGCAACAAGTAGTTATAATGAACCATTTTGTATTTGCAAACTGATCATTAATAAGCCCATAAAGACAAAAACCCAAGGATGGAAATAAAATCAGATCCAAAATAAGCCAAAGTTGCCCATCTAGATTTACGAGTAATTTATCGCTcatcattaaaaataaataaaaaaataaaaaagatctACGAGTAATTATAGTGTAGTACAGTAATACATATCAGAGATAGATTCACTACCATGTAATTTATgaagaaaccaaaataaaataattcagCTTGGACCACTTCAAGGGAAGTttgttcaaatatatatatatatacacataaaaataaacaaaacaaaatgaggTGAATGCAATTTCTATTTTACTCGGCCGGAAAAGGAGATATTTAGTTACATCCTCAAAGTCATTGCATCAAGGCAGCGAGGTGAGCTTCTAAAATGAAACTAAATAGCTTCAACCTGCCACCCACTTCAGTTGCATTTATCGTTTCcgtattaaaaataataaggcTTTCATGTCCGCTTAATTTTACTTTAGAGACGACAACATTTGCAGAATCACATTATAGTTTCTCAATCAAGTTGCCCTCTTCCCACCTCTCTTCTTTATGTACAAACCTGAAGATGCGAGATCCCATGTGGATGAATGTACAACAAAACTATCTTCAGTTCGGAGCAACAGCCCCACGTTGCTGATGACTGACATATCATTGTACAGAACAATGCACTAATGTTATCCCGTCGCAGTCATGGATGCTGATGCCTTAATGGATAAAGTTGCAGGACAGTCGTTGCCACCATCATGATTGCTACTTCCGAGGGTTACACCATTGCTGAGGGGTTCCCCACCTCCGGCTTCACCTCCAACTTGCTGTGACCGATTGCCTGATGAATTTTCACTGCCACCAGAACTTGACAGTCTCTGTTGCTTGAGATACCTTTCTGTGGCatcttggagcaacttcaTCATGCTGCCAGAATCGGAGCCAGGTGACAGCTCTTCCTCCCGCTCTGGCTGGATATTCAGGTCAATTTGGCCTTTAAAAGGTGGGGTTGAGGATTTTGTCCTGTTAAGGTCATCATCAGAAAGTTCAAGGACCTCCTTTTTCTGGTTTGGACTACTGCTTCCTGCGTTACAACATATGGGGGTGTCGTCGTCTACTTTATCAATCACTACTaattgctgctgctgctgctttttGCGTGTACTTTCCGCTTCTTTTTCTGATTGTTTCTTCTCACGCCGCATCATTAATGTACGGAAACGGCGCTTCACTGTTAAGCATACATTACAGGTGCAGGTTTGCTTGTGTTTTGGACCCTTCCCACTGGGGGGTTGGATGCAGACAATGCATGAGCATCCAGGTCTATGTCGGGGATGCTTTGTGGTGGCTTGGGCTGATGCTGGGAGTGACTCACCCTCTCCCAAGATAGCGAGGTTTGCAAGTGTGTCGAGCCCTTCCAGAGCTTCAATGTTATCTGGGTCCTGTTTAGCAGccttcattttcttggaaGTAACTGCCCAAgcagaattaaaaaaaacaaatacaaattgATAATTTGGAATGATAAGCACATGTATATGAtgtaagagaaaaaaattcaagtatGAAAGGAAAGAACCATTTTAATCATACGCAGGCAAACATAAGAGAACGGGACCCAAAGCCAAGTTATGACACATCACTCAATGAGCTCTGGATTACAATAATTGTCTCAAGCAATTCATACCTGTACTATGGGAAGGTAGAAGATCTTCAAGCTGTTCTGTTGTCAAATCTTGCGCTGCTGAACACGAAGATCTGGTAGATAAATTTTAACACATAAAATGTAGTTTATCCATATGTGCACGTCCTTGGAGTTCATATCAATTTAAGGTGAACTTACAGAAAATGTCCATTTTACCTTTCAGGGTCCC of Prunus dulcis chromosome 4, ALMONDv2, whole genome shotgun sequence contains these proteins:
- the LOC117626710 gene encoding syntaxin-124-like, which codes for MNDLFSSSFKKYTDLKQQAYLDDMEAGKETVNLDKFFEDVENVKEDMRQVDKLYKQLQDANEESKTVHNAKTMKELRTRMDLDVEQVLKKVKIIKGKLEGLERSNATHRNLPGCGPGSSADRTRTSVVSGLGKKLKDMMDDFQGLRGRMTSEYKETIERRYFTITGEKASEETIENLISSGESESFLQKAIQEQGRGQILDTISEMQERHDAVKEIEKNLIELHQIFLDMAALVEAQGHQLNDIESHVMHASSFVRRGTDNLQEAKEQQKKSRKWTCIAIILGIILVILLLIPILIQVLPHML